In Sphingomonas phyllosphaerae, one DNA window encodes the following:
- a CDS encoding polysaccharide biosynthesis/export family protein encodes MLLPKIACAMALGAVAVTSTFTPALAGQAAATENRSYQIGPGDILSVMVYRAPDYSSVVEVGADGTIPLGSVGTVRVSGMTAPEAGAEIARRLRAADIFKAPVVNVLVQTYRSRTVSVLGNVTKPGEYPLERGQIGISDVLARAGAVLGAGGGTIELIRNGAEKRTIPAQDVLLGRTDVVLQPSDTLIVNDAATFYISGEVQKGGSYPIEPNLTVGRAIAIAGGLTPRGSAGRVKVTRNENATDRTFKAKSGEPVKPRDLIVVGSRIF; translated from the coding sequence ATGTTACTGCCGAAAATCGCATGCGCGATGGCGCTGGGTGCGGTCGCCGTCACGTCGACCTTCACGCCCGCGCTGGCCGGACAGGCCGCCGCGACCGAGAACCGGTCGTATCAGATCGGCCCGGGCGACATCCTGTCGGTCATGGTCTATCGCGCCCCGGATTACAGTTCCGTCGTCGAGGTCGGTGCGGACGGCACGATCCCGCTCGGCTCGGTGGGCACCGTCCGCGTCTCGGGCATGACCGCGCCCGAGGCCGGCGCCGAGATCGCACGGCGCCTCCGCGCGGCGGACATCTTCAAGGCGCCGGTGGTCAACGTGCTGGTGCAGACCTATCGCAGCCGCACCGTGTCGGTGCTCGGCAACGTCACCAAGCCGGGCGAATATCCGCTCGAACGCGGCCAGATCGGGATCAGCGACGTGCTTGCGCGCGCCGGAGCGGTGCTCGGCGCGGGCGGCGGGACGATCGAACTGATTCGGAACGGCGCGGAAAAGCGCACCATCCCTGCCCAGGACGTGCTGCTCGGCCGGACCGACGTGGTGCTGCAACCGAGCGACACGCTGATCGTCAACGATGCGGCGACCTTCTACATTTCCGGCGAGGTCCAGAAGGGCGGCTCCTATCCGATCGAGCCCAACCTGACGGTCGGCCGCGCGATCGCAATCGCCGGCGGCCTCACCCCGCGCGGGTCGGCCGGACGCGTGAAGGTCACGCGAAACGAAAATGCCACCGATCGGACGTTCAAGGCGAAGTCCGGCGAGCCCGTCAAGCCGCGCGACCTGATCGTCGTCGGTTCGCGCATCTTCTGA
- a CDS encoding DUF1800 family protein — MFENDGASLPLCSEAEQPCVQPDSTSGAAKTAPALAAMLLLEACGGGGGSDATPAPAASTPSVAGPTTPVVVVEAKPTAAEASRFLQQATMGATRASIDALVATGYSAWLKEQFAMPRATSHWDWLTARGYGVPENEGNHAGFDNTMWRQLITDPGQLRQRVGMALLDILVVGIGGLVSSFRQFTMAAYVDALLDNAFGNYRDILNAVTFSPAMAMFLTYMGNRKANPSTGAQPDENYARELLQLFTLGTQLLAPDGTPKTADLAASETFTVADVSGLARVFTGLTWASNVSATTERTRLPLQMNAAWHETGASSFLGTTVSGEGMAAVKAALDTIFAHPNLPPFVSRQLIQKLVTSNPSPAYVARVSAVFTDNGTGVRGDMKAVITAILLDADARSAATLASTTTGRLRAPILRLTAWARAFKAGSPSDAWGFGDTSSVPNALGQSPGRSPSVFNFYRPGYTPPATSVAQAGLVAPEFQLTNEQSVIGYVNYMQKVVGKGMGDVTADYADMLAIAGDSSALVTEVNLLLAAGQLSAASTAMIKAAVDSVSVSASNGLINRVGIAILLTLAAPEFLVVK; from the coding sequence TTGTTCGAAAACGACGGAGCGTCGCTGCCCTTGTGCAGCGAGGCAGAGCAGCCGTGCGTCCAGCCGGACAGCACGTCGGGCGCTGCCAAAACAGCACCGGCACTGGCTGCGATGCTGTTGCTGGAAGCATGTGGCGGCGGCGGGGGAAGCGACGCGACCCCGGCCCCCGCGGCGTCGACGCCGTCGGTCGCCGGCCCGACCACCCCGGTCGTCGTGGTCGAGGCGAAGCCGACCGCCGCGGAGGCGAGCCGCTTTCTGCAACAGGCCACGATGGGCGCGACGCGCGCGTCGATCGACGCGCTGGTGGCGACGGGCTATTCGGCGTGGCTCAAGGAACAGTTCGCAATGCCTCGTGCGACGTCGCACTGGGACTGGCTTACGGCCCGCGGCTATGGCGTCCCGGAAAACGAGGGCAATCACGCCGGCTTCGACAACACGATGTGGCGGCAGCTCATCACCGACCCCGGCCAGCTTCGCCAACGCGTCGGCATGGCGTTGCTCGACATTCTGGTCGTCGGCATCGGCGGGCTGGTCAGCAGCTTCCGGCAGTTCACGATGGCTGCCTATGTCGATGCACTGCTCGACAATGCGTTCGGGAATTACCGCGACATCCTGAACGCCGTCACCTTCAGCCCGGCGATGGCGATGTTCCTGACCTACATGGGCAACCGCAAGGCAAATCCGAGCACCGGCGCGCAACCCGACGAGAATTACGCGCGCGAATTGTTGCAGCTCTTCACGCTCGGCACGCAATTGCTGGCACCGGACGGCACGCCGAAAACGGCCGATCTGGCGGCATCGGAAACCTTCACCGTCGCCGACGTGTCCGGTCTGGCGCGCGTGTTCACCGGCCTCACCTGGGCATCGAACGTCTCGGCGACCACGGAACGTACGCGCCTGCCGCTCCAGATGAACGCCGCCTGGCATGAAACCGGCGCATCCAGCTTCCTGGGGACGACCGTTTCGGGCGAAGGCATGGCCGCCGTCAAGGCTGCGCTCGACACCATCTTCGCGCATCCGAACCTTCCGCCGTTCGTTTCGCGGCAGTTGATCCAGAAATTGGTGACCTCGAACCCCTCGCCCGCCTATGTCGCGCGCGTCTCGGCAGTGTTCACCGACAACGGCACCGGCGTGCGCGGCGACATGAAGGCGGTGATCACCGCGATCCTGCTCGATGCCGACGCGCGCTCGGCCGCCACGCTTGCCAGCACGACCACCGGAAGGCTGCGGGCACCGATCCTGCGGCTGACCGCCTGGGCGCGCGCCTTCAAGGCCGGTTCGCCCTCCGACGCCTGGGGCTTCGGCGACACGTCATCAGTGCCGAACGCGCTCGGCCAGTCGCCCGGCCGCAGCCCGAGCGTCTTCAACTTCTATCGCCCCGGCTACACGCCGCCCGCGACGTCCGTCGCACAGGCGGGACTGGTCGCGCCCGAATTCCAGCTGACCAACGAACAATCCGTCATCGGCTACGTCAATTACATGCAGAAGGTGGTCGGCAAGGGCATGGGCGACGTCACCGCCGACTATGCCGACATGCTGGCGATCGCCGGGGACAGTTCGGCTCTGGTCACCGAGGTGAACCTGCTCCTCGCCGCCGGCCAGCTCTCCGCGGCGAGTACGGCCATGATCAAGGCTGCCGTCGACAGCGTCTCCGTGTCGGCCAGCAACGGCCTCATCAACCGTGTCGGCATCGCGATCCTGCTGACGCTGGCCGCTCCCGAATTCCTGGTGGTGAAGTAA
- a CDS encoding Wzz/FepE/Etk N-terminal domain-containing protein → MIAHILKVLRLRWLVIALCGALGLTLAVLYALFWPSTYSATASVVAVVQSPETLGSRTIAEQLSSDYLLTQEDILKSERVARQVVARTGLAKAPGAAERFGWDPSSGPLEEEIARQISGGLNVASSAVNSRVIEISYQSGDPVFAAQMANAFATAFIDVNVDLQGEPARRTVAAYTKQLDAIAKQMTERQKALAAKERQLGIVSSKGDSDPDTAQLAALSSGLASAQAQSAAAASRAGGAALPDALSSPVVQSLQTEIARVEGQRQLLQTTLGANHPDYKQLVSQLAGLRGQLAAQQRLIRQSAAAAAAQAKAAEGGLNSAVKRQRDEVIRARADQNEVSVLEQDLANLRTSYDQVAQRRAQLLTLGSNAENNISLLSKAAVDPTPIAPRRLRSVLAGLILGLGLGVAIVLALEFLDRRIRLSSQLETLLGIPDLGSIRPQGHRQTQLPRFVAGLLPSAKP, encoded by the coding sequence GTGATTGCGCATATCTTGAAGGTCCTGCGGCTCCGCTGGCTGGTGATCGCCTTGTGCGGTGCGCTCGGGCTGACGCTGGCGGTCTTGTACGCCCTGTTTTGGCCGTCGACCTATTCGGCGACCGCGTCGGTGGTCGCGGTCGTGCAGTCGCCCGAGACGCTCGGCTCGCGGACGATCGCCGAGCAGCTCTCGTCCGACTATCTGCTGACGCAGGAAGACATCCTGAAGAGCGAACGCGTGGCGCGTCAGGTCGTCGCACGCACCGGGCTCGCCAAGGCGCCCGGCGCTGCCGAACGCTTCGGATGGGATCCGAGCAGCGGCCCGCTCGAGGAAGAGATTGCGCGCCAGATCAGCGGCGGGCTCAACGTGGCGTCCAGCGCGGTCAACTCGCGCGTGATCGAGATCAGCTATCAAAGCGGCGATCCGGTTTTCGCCGCCCAGATGGCGAACGCCTTCGCCACGGCCTTCATCGACGTGAACGTCGATCTGCAAGGCGAACCGGCGCGACGGACGGTCGCCGCCTACACCAAGCAGCTCGATGCGATCGCCAAGCAGATGACCGAGCGTCAGAAGGCGCTCGCCGCCAAGGAGCGTCAGCTCGGCATCGTCTCGTCGAAGGGCGACAGCGATCCCGATACCGCGCAACTCGCCGCCTTGTCGTCCGGGCTGGCGAGTGCGCAGGCGCAATCGGCCGCGGCGGCATCGCGCGCTGGCGGCGCCGCGCTGCCCGACGCGCTGTCCAGCCCGGTCGTGCAGTCTCTGCAGACCGAGATCGCGCGGGTCGAGGGGCAGCGGCAGTTGCTCCAGACGACGCTGGGTGCCAACCACCCCGATTATAAGCAGCTTGTGTCGCAGCTTGCAGGGCTGCGGGGGCAATTGGCGGCGCAACAGCGTCTGATCCGCCAAAGCGCCGCTGCTGCCGCCGCCCAGGCCAAGGCTGCCGAAGGCGGGCTCAACTCGGCGGTCAAGCGGCAACGCGACGAGGTCATCCGTGCCCGCGCCGACCAGAACGAAGTGTCGGTGCTGGAGCAGGATCTCGCCAATCTGCGCACGTCCTACGATCAGGTCGCGCAGCGTCGCGCACAGTTGCTGACGCTTGGCAGCAACGCCGAGAACAACATCTCGCTGCTGTCGAAAGCCGCGGTCGATCCGACCCCGATCGCGCCGCGTCGCCTGCGCAGCGTGCTCGCGGGATTGATCCTCGGCCTCGGCCTCGGCGTCGCGATCGTGCTGGCACTCGAGTTCCTCGACCGCCGCATCCGGTTGAGCTCGCAGCTCGAAACGCTGCTCGGCATCCCCGATCTGGGCAGCATCCGCCCGCAGGGGCACCGCCAGACGCAGCTGCCGCGGTTCGTCGCGGGCCTGTTGCCGTCAGCGAAGCCCTAG
- a CDS encoding lipopolysaccharide biosynthesis protein: MSADASQTEIGIDEARRRSRKGPLLLLIRRALMLLITLLSTVTVARLVAPREYGLANMATVILAFGQVFRDFGMTNAVMRKEQIDRDELSFIFWFNVAATLLISAIIVVAAPAISDFYNEPAVLWVIEFSVIGFVASGVALQHVALLNREFRFGVVAGVDIFALLIGFITTLTLAFIRHDVWAIVIGTVVQSVVGSSLFLYISKWRPDRPKRPENLGDLLKFGANTSIFSISVFLSSNVSVVAIGHYLGSALLGQFNRAQTLFALPSTNLVQPISQATIPLLRRLRSQPEEYRATYVGLVRNLCAILTPAAVILAFGGPSIAVWLLGPKWVIAGQILSALAPALAGVGLGYAIADLFITQDRSAEMRTLGLFEMVLRVGAVLFGVQFGVIGVAIAFSTATLAVVLLRLVVAGRRGPVTAADQLRAVIPSIPLFLGALLGCVAVMLLTRDRSLSATILSLIYIAAGSAGTVAVGCCFAGSRQSLLDLARVFGLARAAGALTKRLRPRSAA; the protein is encoded by the coding sequence GTGAGCGCAGACGCGTCGCAAACGGAGATCGGCATCGACGAGGCGCGGCGGCGCTCCCGCAAGGGGCCGCTTCTTCTGCTGATCCGGCGCGCGCTGATGCTGCTGATCACGCTCTTGTCGACGGTAACGGTGGCACGCCTCGTGGCGCCTCGCGAATATGGCCTTGCCAACATGGCAACGGTGATCCTCGCGTTCGGGCAGGTATTCCGCGATTTCGGCATGACGAATGCGGTCATGCGGAAAGAACAGATCGATCGCGACGAACTGTCGTTCATCTTCTGGTTCAATGTCGCAGCGACCTTGCTGATTTCCGCCATCATCGTCGTCGCAGCGCCGGCGATCAGCGATTTCTACAACGAGCCGGCGGTGCTGTGGGTCATCGAGTTTTCGGTGATCGGCTTCGTCGCGTCCGGGGTCGCGCTTCAGCATGTCGCGCTGCTCAATCGCGAGTTCCGCTTCGGCGTCGTCGCGGGGGTCGACATCTTCGCCCTGCTGATCGGCTTCATCACGACGCTGACGCTGGCGTTCATCCGGCACGACGTCTGGGCGATCGTCATCGGCACCGTCGTCCAGAGCGTCGTCGGATCGAGCCTGTTCCTGTACATTTCCAAGTGGCGGCCCGACCGGCCGAAGCGGCCCGAGAACCTCGGCGACCTGCTGAAATTCGGTGCCAACACCTCGATCTTCTCGATCTCGGTCTTCCTGTCGAGCAACGTATCCGTGGTGGCGATCGGCCATTATCTCGGGTCGGCCCTGCTCGGGCAGTTCAATCGTGCGCAAACCTTGTTTGCGCTGCCGAGCACCAATCTCGTCCAGCCGATCTCGCAGGCGACGATCCCGCTGCTGCGACGGCTGCGGTCGCAGCCCGAAGAATATCGCGCGACTTATGTCGGGCTCGTCCGCAACCTGTGCGCGATCCTGACCCCGGCCGCGGTGATCCTCGCGTTCGGCGGGCCGAGCATCGCCGTGTGGCTGCTCGGCCCCAAGTGGGTGATCGCGGGTCAGATCCTGTCCGCGCTCGCACCCGCGCTCGCCGGCGTGGGGCTGGGCTATGCGATCGCCGACCTGTTCATCACGCAGGACCGCTCGGCAGAGATGCGGACGCTCGGGCTGTTCGAGATGGTGCTCCGCGTCGGGGCGGTGCTGTTCGGCGTACAATTCGGCGTGATCGGCGTTGCGATCGCCTTTTCGACGGCGACGCTCGCGGTGGTGCTGCTGCGGCTGGTCGTCGCCGGTCGCCGCGGGCCGGTGACCGCGGCGGATCAGCTACGGGCGGTGATCCCCAGCATACCGCTGTTCCTGGGCGCGTTGCTCGGCTGCGTCGCCGTCATGCTGCTCACACGTGACAGGTCACTTTCCGCCACGATCCTGTCGCTCATCTATATCGCGGCTGGCAGTGCGGGCACCGTGGCGGTCGGTTGCTGCTTCGCAGGCTCGCGCCAGTCGCTGCTCGACCTGGCGCGTGTGTTCGGGCTGGCGCGGGCGGCGGGCGCGCTGACCAAGCGGCTTCGGCCACGATCGGCCGCATAG
- a CDS encoding glycosyltransferase family 4 protein: MIVTCEYPPFPGGIGTYAGEMARAGVEAGAAVSVIAPRYEGIPGDVPAGVRHHLVLRHHKIPPRAILQVLRLVRGAPADTLLLAADVRTVLLLKLLQPLHRRAYRVMVHGSEAAKFKPGSILFKLIRQAYLGADLVAYNSRATGDIFRSQLGAPKHEAITYLGVDRQWFDPADSETFEHPELAALPADAPVFCSVGRLEARKGQVETIRALARARDRYGLADPVYVVVGRTEDESYERAIVAEAAQHRVRTLLPGRLSISDIKLLYRRAAAHLLFARELPGKIEGFGLVLIEAGAQGCPSITTAVGGIPEVLGDTGAVVPADDIDRFAAQVASYGSDAALGARQGALVRERASTFTWKRCFAETFPEVAHAE; encoded by the coding sequence ATGATCGTGACCTGCGAATATCCGCCGTTCCCGGGCGGCATCGGCACCTATGCGGGCGAGATGGCACGCGCCGGGGTCGAGGCCGGCGCAGCGGTCAGCGTCATCGCGCCGCGTTACGAGGGCATTCCCGGTGACGTGCCGGCCGGCGTCCGGCATCACCTCGTCCTGCGCCACCACAAGATTCCGCCGCGCGCGATCCTGCAGGTGCTGCGGCTGGTGCGTGGCGCCCCGGCCGACACGCTGCTGCTGGCGGCGGACGTGCGCACCGTCCTGCTGCTCAAGCTGCTCCAGCCGCTGCATCGCCGCGCGTACCGCGTGATGGTACACGGCAGCGAGGCGGCAAAGTTCAAGCCGGGGTCGATCCTCTTCAAGCTGATCCGACAGGCCTATCTCGGTGCCGATCTCGTCGCGTACAACTCGCGTGCGACCGGCGACATCTTCCGCTCCCAACTCGGCGCGCCGAAGCACGAGGCGATCACCTATCTCGGCGTCGACCGCCAATGGTTCGATCCCGCGGACAGCGAAACGTTCGAACATCCCGAGCTTGCCGCGCTGCCCGCCGATGCCCCGGTGTTCTGCAGCGTCGGCCGGCTCGAAGCGCGCAAGGGGCAGGTCGAGACGATCCGCGCACTCGCACGCGCGCGCGACCGATATGGCCTCGCCGATCCCGTCTATGTCGTCGTCGGTCGCACCGAGGACGAAAGCTACGAGCGTGCGATCGTCGCTGAAGCCGCGCAGCATCGCGTGCGAACGCTGCTGCCCGGGCGTCTGTCGATCTCCGATATCAAATTGCTCTACCGGCGCGCCGCCGCGCATCTGCTGTTCGCGCGCGAATTGCCCGGCAAGATCGAGGGCTTCGGGCTCGTGCTGATCGAGGCGGGAGCGCAGGGGTGCCCGTCGATCACCACGGCAGTCGGCGGCATCCCGGAGGTGCTGGGCGACACCGGCGCGGTCGTGCCCGCCGACGACATCGACCGTTTCGCCGCGCAGGTCGCGTCCTATGGATCGGACGCCGCGCTGGGCGCGCGGCAGGGTGCGCTGGTGCGCGAGCGCGCGTCGACGTTCACCTGGAAGCGCTGCTTCGCCGAAACCTTTCCCGAGGTCGCCCATGCCGAATGA
- a CDS encoding glycosyltransferase family 2 protein, whose amino-acid sequence MTESTVKVSVVIAAYKAAATLTRAIDSLAAQTLTDWEAIIVEDASPDDTLEMARSLAARDARVRVVPLERNSRQSVARNRGIEEARGDWVAVLDADDAFTPERLATLVGYAERHALDIVADNQLFYDATAEQISRASSRPDAPDREWTLATHLVEERIGRSFKWGLLKPVIRRAFLTQTGVRYRPEYHMGEDSLFYMELLAHGAKGRVVAQPMYIYTTARGEISGQASAASTSRYRFDEHFPIYTFFGDLYGAKLDAAESAALRTAMRATIASDQSVQFKSDVKGGRLTAAITRFARHPGLSYFLYKGADRYFRHRLPHKIKARFAKR is encoded by the coding sequence GTGACAGAATCGACAGTCAAGGTCAGCGTGGTCATCGCCGCCTATAAGGCGGCCGCGACGCTCACACGCGCGATCGACAGCCTCGCCGCGCAGACGCTGACCGATTGGGAAGCGATCATCGTCGAGGATGCCTCGCCCGACGACACGCTGGAGATGGCGCGGTCGCTGGCGGCGCGTGACGCGCGGGTGCGGGTCGTACCGCTCGAACGGAACAGCCGGCAGAGCGTCGCGCGCAACCGCGGCATCGAGGAAGCCCGCGGCGACTGGGTGGCGGTGCTCGACGCCGACGATGCCTTCACGCCGGAACGCCTCGCCACGCTGGTCGGCTATGCCGAGCGACACGCGCTCGACATCGTGGCGGACAACCAGCTGTTCTACGACGCCACCGCCGAGCAGATCTCCCGCGCCTCGTCGCGACCGGATGCCCCCGATCGCGAATGGACGCTCGCCACGCACCTCGTTGAGGAACGCATCGGGCGCAGCTTCAAATGGGGCCTGCTCAAGCCGGTGATCCGGCGCGCGTTCCTGACGCAGACCGGCGTCCGATATCGCCCGGAATATCACATGGGCGAGGATTCGCTCTTCTACATGGAGCTGCTAGCGCATGGCGCGAAGGGGCGCGTGGTCGCGCAGCCGATGTACATCTACACCACCGCCCGTGGTGAGATCTCCGGTCAGGCTTCGGCAGCATCGACCTCGCGATATCGCTTCGACGAGCATTTCCCGATCTACACGTTCTTCGGCGACCTTTACGGCGCGAAGCTCGATGCTGCGGAAAGCGCCGCGTTGCGCACCGCGATGCGCGCGACCATCGCCTCGGATCAGAGCGTCCAGTTCAAGTCGGACGTCAAGGGCGGCCGGCTGACCGCCGCGATCACCCGCTTCGCGCGGCATCCGGGCCTCAGCTACTTCCTCTACAAGGGGGCGGATCGTTATTTCCGCCACCGCCTGCCGCACAAGATCAAGGCCCGGTTCGCGAAACGTTGA
- a CDS encoding glycosyltransferase family 2 protein: protein MTASNEPAPRVAVIMTCYNEGPYIGDAVRSVLDQSRADLIDRIVIADDGSAPETVAVLREIETWDDRIAIIYGPGGVGLPGQRRLAIDRTDAPFLAILDGDDLWSADKLEREMPLFADPAIGMVYSDYFTFADGAIDSARRAGVIDITAAPDLIRQYFLNDPPIIPSTTVIRRTAYDACGGFDAAVRIFEDTDFYLRIARVTRFALVDAPLLYKRNRNTSITGGRKDLMAHHAFVALKAAAETPALLTLVPQRLSERARKLGNHRFLMNDIDGALGLLSFAVRTHPLNRRAWTSLIAVRFFPRLALKMLGSRGRERQMAMGVAS, encoded by the coding sequence ATGACGGCGAGCAACGAACCCGCGCCGCGCGTGGCGGTCATCATGACCTGCTATAACGAAGGGCCGTATATCGGCGACGCCGTGCGCAGTGTCCTCGATCAATCGCGCGCCGATTTGATCGACAGGATCGTCATCGCCGACGACGGCTCGGCGCCGGAAACGGTCGCGGTGTTGCGCGAGATCGAGACGTGGGACGATCGTATCGCGATCATCTACGGCCCCGGCGGCGTCGGCCTGCCGGGCCAGCGCCGGCTGGCGATCGACCGCACCGACGCGCCGTTCCTCGCCATCCTCGACGGCGACGATCTGTGGAGCGCGGACAAGCTGGAGCGCGAGATGCCCCTCTTCGCCGATCCGGCGATCGGGATGGTCTATTCGGACTATTTCACGTTCGCCGACGGCGCGATCGACAGCGCACGCCGTGCGGGCGTCATCGACATCACCGCCGCCCCGGACCTGATCCGGCAATATTTCCTCAACGACCCGCCGATCATCCCGTCGACGACGGTGATCCGCCGCACCGCTTATGATGCGTGCGGTGGTTTCGATGCCGCGGTGCGGATCTTCGAGGATACCGACTTCTACCTGCGGATCGCGCGGGTTACCCGCTTCGCGCTGGTCGACGCGCCGCTGCTGTACAAGCGCAACCGCAACACCAGCATCACGGGCGGCCGAAAGGACCTGATGGCGCATCACGCCTTCGTCGCGCTCAAGGCGGCGGCGGAAACGCCCGCCCTGCTCACCCTCGTTCCGCAACGGCTGAGCGAGCGCGCGCGCAAGCTCGGCAACCATCGTTTCCTGATGAACGACATCGACGGTGCGCTGGGGCTGCTGTCGTTCGCGGTGCGCACGCATCCGCTCAACCGCCGCGCATGGACATCGTTGATCGCGGTACGGTTCTTTCCCCGGCTTGCCTTGAAGATGCTGGGATCGCGGGGACGGGAACGCCAGATGGCCATGGGAGTCGCAAGTTGA
- a CDS encoding family 16 glycosylhydrolase: MTRALAVVCLLGTAGGVVAQTPPPADAQARDHMPPPPSPPGKPQRWSESDRGTPLDLGRSRLVFAEEFNRPLSLDGPTLWAKQHANYGRAKFDPAGGQSYEFRDGYLALTAYQSGDEIRGGNVQSVSIDQAAHGAPVDPGRNGFTCAGCYWEARLRLPVDEGTWAAFWLLTRDDPLSRGHSELDVLEYYGIRDKNGHHHATHLWPRRPDQRGVGGYSKVPALSDGQWHDYGVDLRRRGPPGQPQVAVIYVDRQEVARATLPANFFDQPFYYLVSLTINGKEKAVTLPQTLLADYVRVWR, translated from the coding sequence GTGACGCGGGCGCTGGCCGTCGTGTGTCTGCTCGGCACCGCGGGCGGCGTGGTCGCGCAAACCCCGCCCCCCGCTGACGCGCAAGCCCGCGACCATATGCCGCCCCCCCCGTCGCCGCCGGGCAAACCGCAGCGCTGGAGCGAGAGCGACCGCGGTACCCCGCTCGACCTCGGACGCAGCCGGCTCGTCTTTGCGGAGGAATTCAATCGCCCGCTCAGCCTCGATGGTCCGACGCTATGGGCCAAGCAACACGCCAATTACGGCCGTGCCAAGTTCGATCCCGCCGGTGGGCAGTCGTACGAGTTCCGCGACGGCTATCTCGCGCTGACCGCCTATCAATCCGGCGACGAGATCCGCGGCGGCAACGTTCAGTCGGTCAGCATCGATCAGGCGGCGCACGGTGCGCCGGTCGATCCGGGCCGCAACGGCTTCACCTGCGCCGGTTGTTATTGGGAAGCGCGCCTGCGCTTGCCGGTCGACGAGGGCACATGGGCGGCATTCTGGCTGCTGACGCGGGACGATCCTCTCAGCCGCGGACACAGCGAATTGGATGTCCTCGAATATTACGGCATCCGGGACAAGAACGGCCACCACCACGCAACCCACCTCTGGCCGCGACGGCCCGATCAACGCGGCGTCGGTGGCTACAGCAAGGTGCCTGCGCTTTCCGACGGGCAGTGGCATGATTACGGCGTCGATCTCCGGCGTCGCGGCCCGCCGGGCCAGCCACAGGTGGCGGTGATCTACGTCGACCGACAGGAAGTGGCGCGCGCCACTTTGCCCGCCAACTTCTTCGACCAGCCCTTTTACTATCTGGTCAGCCTTACCATCAACGGCAAGGAAAAGGCCGTGACGCTCCCGCAGACGCTGCTCGCCGATTATGTTCGTGTCTGGCGATAG